The region TATAATCTCCGGCATTCCACCCACAGGTGTACATAGAACAGGCGTCCCAGAAGCCAAGGACTCTAGCACCACTAGACCAAACCCCTCCAAGGCCTGACTCGGGATCACCGTTAGATCCGCAGCTTGATAGGCCATAGGCAACTGCGCCTCCGGCAGAAAGCCCAAAAATTTCACCGTGTCCTGGAGGCCCAATTCTGTCACCTGTGCCTCCAACTCAGCTCGCTGTGGTCCCTTGCCCGCAATCGCCAGCCAGACATCGGGTACTTTTGCCTTGACAGCAGCAATAGCCTGCAGCAGGTTATCGACCCCCATCCGGCGGACCAAGCGTCGAGGCGTAAACAGAATTTGACGATCCAGAGGCCATCCCAGGACTTCCCTCGCCTGACCTCGAGATAGGTTCATCTGGAAGCGTTGGGTATCGACGCCGCCAGGAATTTTGTGGATTTTCTCCCGTGAGACACCATAATGCTGATGCAGAATCTCTCCAAACGCTTGGCTCAACACAATAAAGCGATCGCACCGTTGATAAACGCGACCCTCGATCCAGCCTTTAAACCGCACCCCAAGCTGGCTGCTCTTCTCTAGCTGACTTTCCAAGGCCCAAGGCCCGTGAAACGTGCAGGTAATCGGCACATCTGGCAAATCTCTCAAGATCGGGAACCCATAGAGGGCAAAATGTAGGTTAACGGCCTCTGGCTGAGTAATCTGACGATCTAAGAAGCCTTGTCGAGCCGTCCACAGCCGAGGAATAAATGACTGTTCTGGATCACAGAGATTCGTCAATTTAACGCCAGGGAGCGTAGCCCCCTCCGGTATACCCACGCCGCAGAGTTCAACAGCATCAGCATCAGCAAGATGACGTGCTAAATCGTAGACATAGCGCTCGATCCCCCCCGGATTGTCAGGGAACCAACCCGAGCCAACGTTGACGACGCCTGCACTCCTAGGTGACCCCGCCGATATCATGGGGCAACTCCCCAACGATGCAGAACATCAAAACCGTAATCAGTCTCTAGGCGCTCCAAATCTGGCCTTAACTTAATCCACAGATCAGACCTCTGTTTTTCAGAAAGGCACACATCAAACGTCTGAGGATTTGCAAGGGGACGATACAGCTTTTCTTTCATAGTGCTAGGTATGAGCCCCGAGAGTGCGTTGACCGCTGGAACACGGTATAGCTTTTTAACCCATGGATGAAGCTTCAAACTCGGATCTTCTCGACTATTACGCACTTCTGCCGTCGTTTGAAAATGATAGTCAGCATCAATGCCTAGAAACCCACACAGGCGCCGCAGCTCAGGGACAGGCTCCTGCTTTAGGTCTTCCAGCAGCAGGAGATGCAGACGGTCTCGACCGAATGCTTCGGCGAAAGCATCAAGCTGCATTGCATACTTCGAAAAGGCAACCTGTTCCTCCGTCACCACCGGTTCTTTCAACACACCATCGGCCAGTTCATGCTGCATTTGCGATTGAATGCGATCAACCGGATTTCGCATGATGTAGATAAAGCGGAATTCAGCCCCCTCCACCTGAGCAATGCGTTTCACCACATCTAGATACCTTGGATACATCGTGTACCCTGTCGATGCCTCTAGCGCAATCCGGTGTTCCGGCTGCCACTGCCACAGATCTCGGTACTGCTGCAGTCCCTGGTGATAGCGTCGATCGTCACAGAAAAAAAAGGGTTCTTTGTTGCGACTGGGTGAAACTTGAGGATGCTCTGCCAGGTAGTGAAACAAGCTTGTGGTGCCGCACTTCATTGCACCAATAATTAGGGCAAATGTTTTGATCATAGAGATGAGGGCATAGGAAAGCTAAATTTCAAATATTGAGTCCACGGGTTGCCAGCGGCCGTCAACATTCAGAACCCAATAGCAGCTTAATATACTCGCTGTAAATCGCATCTGCATCTGCTAGTAGCCTAATATTTTGTGGTTGCCCCAGCTCCTGCTTTTTAGCTTTCTTAAAGGGTTTGCGCCGTTCTAGCTCTGCAGCATTGTGAGTTCTAGGCTTAATGGTCTGATTAACCGTCTCAACATTAATGATGTCAAAATGCCTGTCAAACCTTTGATTAAGAATGCTCACCAACTGATCTAACTGCTGCGTGGTTTGCTCAAAGGTACTCACCACACAGGAGGGAGCATAGGGCAAAAGCTTCTCATAAAAGCCAATATAACCCTTTAAGCCTTGACAAACCGAAAGATGGGGCCAACGACTCGTCAATGAGATCACGGTGTCTGCTGGTTCACGAATCGTCAACCAAACCGGTACCTGATGCTTCACCGCCTTCATCACCTGCACCGGAGAATGGAGGTGATGGGCGAGACGGACCGGCTGTGTTTGGCAGAGCTGAAAGGCCTCCGTCGCAAAGCTATTTGCAGAGCCTTGAAAACCATCAATCACCAGCTCAGTCTCTGCCGTCACCTGACATTCTTCAGGATTGAGTCCCTTAGTTTGACGCTTAAACTTTGACCACCAAAGATAAGGCTGATAAAACATCCACAGCGATGGCTCCCTCGCCACTAATGAGTACAGCGAGAAGCTTTGCTGCCGAGGCTTATTCATCAGAGAACTTTGCTGCAGCTTAAGGAGCGATTGATTGATAGCGGCGGGGATCAACGTGGGTTCCTCGTAGGGGCGATTGGGTGGCATGAATTTGAATAACGTTGAGGGTATCTCTAAACAGTCATAACCGATATAGATTGATCATCCAAGGACAGAAGTAGACTGCCGTCAGGCTTTGGTCTGATTGAAATTACTCCAGCCTCAGAAAGGCATCCAGCTTCGCCCTAGATTAGCGCTTAAACGTTCTGTTCCCCACTCGTTGACTGACGATCTTGCAAGGCATTTTTATACAGCGTTAGTCTATGTTCGGCAGTGCGCTGCCAGCTAAATCTCTGAGCCGTACGATAGGCATTAGCACGCAGTTCTACCAGAAAGGGCAAATCTGACAATAGTTTTTCTAAACCAGCTTCAATGGCCGCCTGATCACGAATAGGTACGACAATAGCGTCATACCCATCTTTAACAATTTCTAGTGGCCCAGCCGTTTCAGTCGTAATAGGAGCCAAGCCACAGGCCATTGCTTCGACCAGACCTTTACCAAAGGCCTCCGATAAGGAGGGGAAAAGTTGAATATGGTGATCTTCAAGAAGAGAAGGGAGATCAGCATGTTCAAAGTGGGGGAGCACGGTGATGCGATCGCGTACACCAACTTCAAAGTCATCCAATACTTTGCTCTCAGAACAGCCCGTGCCCAAGAAACTCACGCGCACCTGTGGATAGCGCTTCAAAATATTATTGAGGGCCGGGACACTATACTGAATACCTTTGCGGGTAATATAGGTGCCAACAAGTGCGATCGCAACGCCTTGATGCTCAGCCTCCGTCATCGGCAACAACGGCAATCCTAAGAAAGACTCAGGAATACCGTTAGCCACAATATGAACATGCGATTCTGAGACACCCAACTGTTGAACAACGCATTCTGCCTCTAAATGATTCAG is a window of Acaryochloris thomasi RCC1774 DNA encoding:
- a CDS encoding glycosyltransferase family 4 protein, whose translation is MISAGSPRSAGVVNVGSGWFPDNPGGIERYVYDLARHLADADAVELCGVGIPEGATLPGVKLTNLCDPEQSFIPRLWTARQGFLDRQITQPEAVNLHFALYGFPILRDLPDVPITCTFHGPWALESQLEKSSQLGVRFKGWIEGRVYQRCDRFIVLSQAFGEILHQHYGVSREKIHKIPGGVDTQRFQMNLSRGQAREVLGWPLDRQILFTPRRLVRRMGVDNLLQAIAAVKAKVPDVWLAIAGKGPQRAELEAQVTELGLQDTVKFLGFLPEAQLPMAYQAADLTVIPSQALEGFGLVVLESLASGTPVLCTPVGGMPEIIQGFSPG
- a CDS encoding sulfotransferase domain-containing protein, with translation MIKTFALIIGAMKCGTTSLFHYLAEHPQVSPSRNKEPFFFCDDRRYHQGLQQYRDLWQWQPEHRIALEASTGYTMYPRYLDVVKRIAQVEGAEFRFIYIMRNPVDRIQSQMQHELADGVLKEPVVTEEQVAFSKYAMQLDAFAEAFGRDRLHLLLLEDLKQEPVPELRRLCGFLGIDADYHFQTTAEVRNSREDPSLKLHPWVKKLYRVPAVNALSGLIPSTMKEKLYRPLANPQTFDVCLSEKQRSDLWIKLRPDLERLETDYGFDVLHRWGVAP
- a CDS encoding glycosyltransferase family 4 protein, giving the protein MKILLTIHERLTPNAGAAGSTFQLGQHYLSLGHDVTYYSFNDLPQWMPDRLKEVVFPGYLAVHLVACLRRGFIDVVDASTGDVWWWALFLRGERRRPLLSTRSHYLEQLIHLDRLEEQRRGSLKLSWQYPLYRGSLQLLEVAISLRRSDLVLLLNHLEAECVVQQLGVSESHVHIVANGIPESFLGLPLLPMTEAEHQGVAIALVGTYITRKGIQYSVPALNNILKRYPQVRVSFLGTGCSESKVLDDFEVGVRDRITVLPHFEHADLPSLLEDHHIQLFPSLSEAFGKGLVEAMACGLAPITTETAGPLEIVKDGYDAIVVPIRDQAAIEAGLEKLLSDLPFLVELRANAYRTAQRFSWQRTAEHRLTLYKNALQDRQSTSGEQNV